The Croceibacterium sp. TMG7-5b_MA50 genome segment GCGCCAGCAGCAACGCGGCGGTGAGGGCGGGCGACAGGAACTCGTCCCCACCCGGCTCCCAACCCTGGTAATCGCTGCGCCCGGCATAGCCATCCATGGCATAGCGATCGATCGCGGCGAGCAGCGCGGGATCGCGCCCCACCGCCCATTCGCGCGCCAGCACCAGCGCAAAGGCAGTGTTGAAGTGCGTGCCGGTGGTGATCGGATAGGTCAGGACTTGCAGGTAATCGCCCAGCATGCCGGCGAAGCGGCGCGCCAGCGGCTCCAGCGCGGGGCCGAGAAGGTCGGGGGACAGCCGCTCCGCCGCGTGGTGCAGCGCCAGCAGCCAGGCCCAGCCATAGGGGCGCTCGAATCCGCGCGCGCTCGGCCGGTCGAGATAGGCCAGCTCCACCGCCAGTTTTTCGGCCGTGAAGGTCCCCGCCGCCAGCGTGTCGATCTCGTCCGCCGGGGCCATGTCGGGGAACAGGCGGCGCAGCGTCAGCAGCGTCCACCAGCCATGGACGCAGCTATGCCAGTCGAAGCTGCCGAAGAACACCGGGTGCAGCACGCGCGGGGGCAGGGCGTCGGCATCCGCCACCAGCACATGGTCCAGCTTGTGCGGGTATTCGCGCGCCACATGGCCCAGCGCGATGGGGGCGAAGCGGGCGGCGATGTCGGGGGTCAGGGTCATGGTCATGGAAAGGCCAGCCAGTAGATCAGCAGGAGGTTGCAGGCGAGTAGCGGGACGGCGGTGCCCCATTGCATACGGATGACGCCATACTGGCTCTTCAGGTCGAGCAGCGCGGCGGGCACGATGTTGAAGTTCGCCGCCATCGGCGTCAGCAGCGTGCCGCAAAAGCCCGCCAGCATGCCGATCGCGCCCACCACCGGCGCGTTGCCGCCATATTGCTGCACCAGCACGGGGATGCCGATCGCGGTCGCCATCACCGGGAAGGCGGCGAAGGCGTTGCCCATGATGATCGTGAACCCCGCCATGCCGAGGCAGTAGAGCGCGACCGACAGGAACAGGCTGCCTTCCGGGATGGCCGCGCCGGCGAAGCCGCCGATGATCTCCCCCACGCCCGCCAGCGCGAAGATGCCGCCCAACGCCGCCAGCATCTGCGGCAGCAGCGCGGCCCAGCCGATCGAATCCATCAGCCGCCGCCCTTCCTGCAAGGGGGCTGCCAACGGCGGTCGCAGCGTGCGGAACGCCACCGCCAGCGCCAGCAGCGTGCCGATGCCCAGCAGGATCAGCGTCTCGCGCCGCGCCTCGAACAGGCCGGTCGTGCCCAGCGGGGTGTAGCTGTAGAGCAGCGTGCCGATGACGGCGGTCAGCGGGATGACCAATGCGGGCACGAACAGCCGGTTGCCATGCCGCGCCGCCAGCGCGCTGCGTTCGGCGGGGCTGGTGGTCGCCGGCGCGCTGCGGCCGATCCGCCCGGTCCCGGCCAGCGCCACCAGCGCCAGTACCAGGATACCGTTGGCGAGGTCCGACAGGTGGCTGCCGGCCAGGAAGCTTGCCGCCACCAGCCCCCAGAACGCGCCATTGCCCCACCGCTTCGGATTGGCGCGATCGCGCACGCTCAGCACGCTCCACGCGGCGAACACCGCGCCGGTCAGCAGGTACAGCCATTCCAGCGTGATCATGGCCTGCCACGCCCCAGACGGCGGTCGAACCACAGCACCCGCCCGCCATGGATGGCAAAGGCGCACAGGGCGGTCGGGATCGCCCAGACCGACAGCTGCAGCGGCGTCAGCGGATAGCCGGCGCTCTCGAACACGCCCTGGATCAGCAGAATGGACGCGATGGCGAAGAAGATGTCCTCGCCGAAGAACAGCCCGATATTGTCGGTCGCCGCGGCCATGCCCAGCACCTGCTCGCGCTCGTCCTCCGCCAGGTCGCCATGGCTCGTCTCCGCGGCGGCGAGCGCCATCGGGGCGAGCAGCGGGCGCACGGCCTGCGGGTGGCCGCCGATATCCTTCAGCCCCAGCGCGGCGGTCAGCTGCCGGAACCCGAGATACAGCAGCAGCAGCCGGCCCATCGTCGCGCCCCGGACCGCGCCGATCAGCGCCCGCGCGCGCTCCTGCAGGCCATATCGTTCCAGCAGGCCGATCACCGGCAGCACGATCCAGCTGACGGAGATATAGCGATTGTCGTTGAACGCGCGTCCCAGTGCCTCGATTACCCGCACCAGCTCTAATCCCGCCAGCAGCCCGGTGGCGATACCTGCGACCGCCACCACCAGCAGCGGATTGAACCTGAGAACGAAGCCGACGACGACCAGCACGATGCCGATCAGCGGCAGCGCGCTCATGCCTCCGGCTCCCCGAACCCGCCGCCGCCGGGCGTGTGGATCACGAAGGTGTCGCCCGGCTCCATCTGCGCCGATCCGGTCGCGCCCAGCCGCTCCACGCTGCCGTCGGCGCGGCGCACCCAGTTCTCGCCCGGCAGCGCATCGCCGCCGCCCGCCAGCCCACGCGGCGGCACGGCGCGGCGGTTCGCCAGGATGTTGGCGCGCATGGGCTTCAGGAACGTAACCTCCCGCTCCACCCCGTCGCCGCCGGGATGCAGGCCGCGCCCGCCCGATCCGCGGCGGATGGCGAAGCGATCCAGCCGCACGGGCAGGCGCGTCTCCAGGATTTCGGGATCGGTCAGGCGGCTGTTGGTCATGTGCGTCTGCACCGCATCGGTGCCCGGATGATCCGGCCCCGCGCCCGATCCGCCGCAGATCGTCTCGTAATACTGGCGGGTGTCGTCGCCGAAGGTGAAGTTGTTCATCGTCCCCTGGCTCGGCGCCAGCCGGCCGGTGGCGGCGAACAGTGCATCCGTCACCACCTGGCTTGTCTCCACATTGCCCGCCACCACCGCCGCCGGCGGATGGGGGCTGAGCATGGAGCCGTCGGGCACGATCAGCGTCACCGGTTGCAGGCAGCCGTCGTTCAGCGGCACGGCATCGTCGATCAGCGTGCGCAGCACATACAGCGCGGCGGCGCGGGTGATCGATCGCGGGGCGTTAAAATTGCCCGCCAATTGCGCGCTGGTGCCGGTGAAGTCGAAGACCGCCGTGCGCGCCTGCCGGTCGACGCGGATCGCCACCGTGACCTCCGCCTCGTTGTCCATGGCATAGGTGAACGCGCCGTCATCCATGGTGGCGAGCAGCCGGCGAACGCTCTCTGCCGACTGGTCCAGCACATGACCCATATAGGCCGTGATCACGGCGCCCCCATGCTCCGCCGCCGCGCCGGCCAGCAGCTCCGCCCCGCGGGTACAGGCGGCGAGCTGCGCGGCAAGATCGGCCAGATTGCGGTCGGGGCGGCGGGCCGGCCATTCGCCGCTGCCAAGCACGGCGCGCAGCTCCGGCCCCAGCAGGGTGCCGTTTTCGGCCACCAGCAGGTTGTCGATCAGCACGCCTTCCTGGGTGATATCCGTGCTGCCGGGCGGCATCGATCCGGGGGCGGAACCGCCGACATCGGCATGGTGCCCCCGCGCCGCGACGAAGGCGTCGGGAACCGTCGAATCCTTGTCCCAGAATACCGGCACGATCAACGTGATGTCGGGCAGGTGCGTGCCGCCGTGATAGGGATCGTTCAGGGCATAGGCATCGCCGCGCAGCATGCCCCGGCCATCGCGCGCCCTTCCATCAGTGCCGGAACCGCGCATCGCGATCACATGCGCGACCGATTCGCCCATGCTGCCCAGATGCACCGGGATGTGCGGGGCGTTGGCGATCAGGCGTCCCTGCGCATCGAACAGCGCGCAGGAGAAATCGAGCCGTTCCTTGATGTTCACGGAACTGGCGGTCGCCTGCAGCACCGCGCCCATCTCCTCCGCAATGGCCATGAACAGGTTGCCCATGATCTCCAGCCGCACGGGGTCGCGCGCGGTGTCGGCGGTCCCTCGCGCCATGCGGGCGCCTTCACGGCGGAGCACCAGCGTCCCTTCATCCGCCAGGCTGGCGGTCCAGCCCGGCTCGACCACCGTCGTGCTGCCGGGATCAATCACCAGCGCGGGGCCGGGGATCGCCTGCCCCGCATGCAGCGCACCGCGCGGCAGCGTCCGCCACCCGCTGCCGCTGGCGAAATCGGACACCGGCAGCGGTTCCGCCGCCAGCTCGGCCAGTCCGCCGACGCGGCCCGTCGCCGCCACGCTCAGCGCCTCGACGATCACCGGCGTATGCGCGTCGGCGGTGCCGAAGCGGCGGCGGTGCTCGGCGCGGAAGGCGGTGTCCATCGCGGCGGGGTCGGCGCAGTCCAGCGTCAGCGCGGTGTCGCTGTCGGCGAAGCGCAGCCGTGCGCGCGAGGCCAGGGTGATCGCCTCGTCCGGCACGCTCTGGTCCAGCAAGGACTGTCGTGCCTTTGCCTCCAAGGCCGCAAGGCCGGACCCGAACCCGTCCAGCAGCGGTGTGCCCAGCGTGCGTTCGCGAATCGCCTGTACCGGCGCCAGGCCGATGCCCCAGGCCGACAGGACGGAGGCGAGCGGATGGACCAGCACCGTCTCCATCCCCAACGCATCGGCCACCCGCGCAGCATGCTGCCCGCCCGCCCCGCCGAAGCAGGCAAGGGCATAGCCGCGCACATCGTGTCCGCGCGCCACGCTGATCCGGCGGATCGCGGCGGCCATGTTCTCCACCGCGATGGCCAGGAACCCTTCCGCGATCGCGTCCACATCCATGCCGCCGCCGAGCTGGTCCGCGACCTCCTCCAGCCGCAGCCGGCTGGCTTGCGGGTCGAGCGGCTGCTGCCCGTCGGCCCCGAAGACGCGCGGGAAATGCGCGGGATCGATCCGGCCGAGCGCAAGGTTGCAGTCGGTCACCGTCAGCGGGCCGCCGCGGCCGTAACAGGCGGGGCCGGGCTGCGCGCCTGCGCTGGCCGGGCCGACGGCGAAGCGCACCCCGTCGTAACGGCAGATCGAGCCCCCGCCCGCCGCCACCGTGTGGATGCGCATGGCGGGCGCCGCGACACGCACGCCGGCGACGACCTCCTCCGTCGACAATTCGTGGCGGCCGGCGTAGTGGCACACATCGGTGCTGGTGCCGCCCATGTCGAAGCCGATCAGCCGGTCGTGCCCCAGCGGCGCGGCGGCCGCGACCATCCCGACGACGCCGCCCGCGGGCCCCGACAGGATCGCGTCCTTGCCGCGAAACGCGTCCGCCTGCGCCAGCCCGCCGCCCGATTGCATGAAGGACAGCGCGCGGTGGTCCGGCAAGTTGGCCCGCAAAGTGGCGACATAGCGCGCCAGCACCGGCGAGAGATAGGCATCGACCACCGTGGTATCGCCACGGGGCACGTAGCGGATCAGCGGCGCCACCTCGTGACTGGCGCTGACCTGCGCGAAGCCGGCCTCCCGCGCCAGTTCCGCGATGCGGCGTTCGTGCGCCACATGGGTCCAGCCATGTACCAGCACGATCGCCACCGCCGCGAAGCCGTCGGCGCGCAAGCTTGCCAGCTGCGCGCGCACCGCCCCCTCGTCCAGCGGAACCAGCACGGTGCCGTCAACGCCGACCCGCTCCGCCACCTCGACCACCCGTTCGGCCAACTGGTCGGGCAGCACGATATGGCGGGCGAAGATGTCGGGCCGCGCCTGGGTGCCGATGCGCAGGCCATCGGCAAAGCCCGCGGTGGTCAGCAGCGCCACCCGCTCGCCCGTGCGTTCCAGCAGGGCGTTGGTGGCAACGGTGGTGCCGATGCGCAGCTCCGCGATCGGCCCCGGCCCGTGCTCCGCCATCAAACGGCGAACCGCCTCGCTCGCCGCATCGGCGTAGCGGCCGGGATCCTCCGACAGCAGCTTGGCGACGAGCAGCCGCCCGGCCGGGCTGATCGCGATGACATCGGTGAAGGTCCCCCCGCGGTCGATCGCGAAGCGCCAGGCGGGCTGATCGGGCATCATCGCCCGCCTTTTAGTCATGCATCATCGTGTGTCGATGCGCGGCAATCCTGCGGGCGGTGGCACTTGAACAACGTGGTCATCTCCGACCGGAGGAACCGGTCCATCATCGCGCGGGCCAGTTCCGCACCGGCCTCGCCATGCACGATGGTCCTGCTCGCCACCCCGACGCCGAAGGTCAGGATGAACTGGGCAAAGGCGTTGATCGCCGCCTGGTCCGTATCGGGCGGGGCGATCGCGACCAGCGCGGCGGACAGACTGTCCAGTACCCGGTCGTCCAGCGCGCGGTAGATTTCCGCCACCCGCTCGTTACGGGCAGCCTCCGCAATAATCTCCGCCACCAGGGCGTAATCGTTGGACGTATCCGACTGATTGAACCGGCCGAGCCAAGCCCAGATCGCCTGCGGGTCGGCCTGCTCGACGGCGGCGGCCAGCACGTCCTCCTCCAACCAGGCGGCGACATCCGATTCGCAGATGGCGGCGATGATCGCCTCCTTGCTGGCGAAGTCGCGGTAGATCTGCCCGACCTTGATGCCCGACTCGGTGGCGATCTGCGCGATACCAGTCTGGTGGAAGCCCTGCTGTTCGAACAGGCGCCGCGCCACGGCGAGCAGGTGGCTGCGCCGCTCCTGCGCCCGTCCGGCCCTGTCCGGCTTCACGTTCTGATCGGAAACGATGACTGCTCTCCTTTGGGCTTGCCAAGCCGCAGAACCAGGATTACTCGGCGCACAATAGTGTGAGTGAGCGATCACTCATATGCCTGAGCTTGCCGGTGAAGCAAGCGGGACGTGACTGGAAAGGACCGCCGTCAAAGGATCGCCTCGCACGCATGTGGGGGTGAAAACTTGCGGCTGTTCGCGTGCGTGACAGCAGAGTCAATCGAAGGTGGACATGATCAGGATTGCTTCAGCGGCCGCACTGGCCTTGCTCCTCGCGGCGTGCGGCAGTGGTGCGCAGCAGCCGCCACCCGCCGGTCCGCCGCAGGTCGGCTTCGTCACGGTGACGGCGCAGCCGGTGACACTGAGCACCGAGCTGCCGGGCCGCACGACCGCCTACGAGACATCCGAGGTGCGCCCGCAGGTGAACGGCCTGATCCTGGAACGGCTGTTCCAGGAAGGCGACATGGTCCGCAAGGGGCAGCCGCTCTATCGCATCGATCCCGCGCCGTACCGTGCGCAGGTCGCCAGTGCGCGCGCCGCGCTCTCCCGCGCCCGCGCCGGCATCGCCAACAGCCAGGCGCTGGCCCGCCGCTATGGCGAGCTGGTGGAGATCAACGCCATTTCCCGCCAGCAGGCGGAGGATGCGAGTGCCGCCGCGCAGCAGGCGCGGGCCGACGTCGCCGCACAGCAGGCTGCCTTGCAGGCGGCGGAGATCGATCTCGCCCGTACCACCATCCGCGCGCCCATCAGCGGCCGGATCGGGCGGTCGACCTTCACCACCGGCGCGCTGGTCTCCGCCGCGCAGGTGGAACCGCTCACCACCATCCAGCGGCTCGACCCCATCTTTGTCGACATCCAGCAATCGAGTGCCGAGGTGCTGGACCTGCGCCAGCAGCTCGCCTCCGGCGAACTGGACCGCGGCGGCGCCGCCGCGCGCGTGCAGCTGAAGCTGGAGAATGACAGCACCTACCCCGCGGAAGGGCGGCTCAGCTTCACCGACGTGAGCGTCGATCCGACCACCGGCAGCCAGGTGGTCCGCGCCGTGTTCCCCAACCGGCAGGGCCTGCTGCTGCCCGGCATGTATGTCCGGGCGGAGATGGTGGAAGGCACGCGCGCGGATGCGCTGCTGGTGCCGATCCGTGCCGTCACGCGGGACGAACGGGGCAATCCCACCACCATGGTCGTCGGTCCCGACGGCAAGCTGCAGCTGCGCATCCTGACCGCGCCGCGCACGGTGGGCCAGAACTGGCTGGTCACCGGCGGCCTGAAGGCGGGCGACCGCGTCGTCGTCGAAGGCGGGCAGAACCTGCAGGCGGGCACGGCGGTGAAGGCGGTGCCGTACCGCGCACCCGCGCCGGCCGGCGCCGCCCGGCCGCAACCGGCGGCAGCCGCAACGGCGAAGGCGGACTAAGCCGCCATGTCACGCTATTTCATCGACCGGCCCATCTTCGCATGGGTCATCGCCATCGTGCTGATGCTGTTCGGCGTCATCGCCATCAACAGCCTGCCGATCAGCCAGTTTCCGACGATCGCACCGCCGACGGTCACCATCAGCGCCTCCTATCCGGGCGCCGATGCCGAGACGCTGGAGCAGACGACCACGCAGATCATCGAGCAGCAGCTGAAGGGCATCGACAATCTGCGCTACTTCTCCGCCTCGTCCTCCTCGGCCGGGCGGGTCACGATCACGCTGACCTTCGAACAGGGCACCGATCCCGACATCGCGCAGGTGCAGGTGCAGAACAAGCTGCAGGCGGCGACATCGCTGCTGCCGCAGGAGGTGCAGCGCCAGGGCGTGACGGTGGCCAAGTCCGCCGCCAGCTTCCTGCTGGTCGCTGCGATCTATTCCGAAGACGGCAGCCATACGGCGAACGACCTGTCCGATTACATCGTGTCGCAGGTGGTGGACCCGGTCAGCCGCGTGACCGGCGTTGGCGAATTGCAGGTGTTCGGCACGCAATATGCGATGCGCATCTGGGTCGATCCGCTGAAGCTGCGCAGCTACAACCTGACGATCGCCGACGTGACGGCGGCGGTGCAGGCGCAGAATGCGCAGGTTTCCGCCGGCCAGATCGGCCAGCTGCCCGCCCCGGCGGAGCAGGAGCTGAACGCCACCGTTTCCATCCAGTCGCGCCTGCAGACGCCGGAGGAGTTCGGCAATATCCGCCTGCGCACCGATCAGTCGGGCGCCGTGGTGCGCCTGCGCGATGTGGCGCGGGTGACCAAGGGGGCCGAGATCTACGGCTTCGACACGCAGTACAACGGCAAGGCCGCGTCCGGTTTCGGCGTGCGGCTGGCGACGGGTGCCAACGCGCTCGACACCGTGGACGCGGTAAAGGCGGAGGTGGAGCGGATCGCCGCCGGCTTCCCGCCAGACGTGAAGGTCGTCTACCCGTACGATTCCACGCCGTTCGTCCGCCTGTCGGTGGAACAGGTGATCCACACGCTGGTCGAGGCGGTGGTGCTGGTGTTCCTGGTCATGTTCCTGTTCCTGCAGAACTGGCGCGCGACCATCATCCCGACCATCGCGGTGCCGGTGGTGTTGCTGGGCACCTTCGGCGTGATGGCGATGCTCGGCTATTCCATCAACACGCTGACATTGTTCGGCATGGTGCTGGCCATCGGCCTGCTGGTCGATGACGCTATCGTCGTGGTCGAGAACGTGGAGCGTCTGATCCAGACGGAGCATCTTCCGCCCAGAGAGGCGGCGCGAAAGTCCATGGACGAGATCAGCGGCGCGCTGATCGGCATCGGCATGGTCCTTTCGGCGGTGTTCCTGCCAATGGCGTTCTTCGGCGGATCGACCGGCGTAATCTATCGCCAGTTCTCCGTCACCATCGTCGCATCCATGGTGCTGTCGGTGCTGGTGGCGCTGATCCTGACGCCGGCGCTGTGCGCCACCATCCTGAAGCCGCACAAGGCCGACCAGGCGGAAGGCAAGGGGCCGCTCGCCCGCTTCTTCCGCTGGTTCAACCGCACCTTCGATCGCGGCACGCAGAAGTACGAGCGCGGCGTCGTGCGTACGGCGCGCAGCTGGAAGCGTTCGGGCCTGGTCTACCTGCTGATCGTGGCGGTCATGGCCTTCACCTTCTGGCGCCTGCCCAGCGGCTTCCTGCCGGAAGAGGACCAGGGGTCCATGATCGCGCTGGTCCAGGCACCGCCCGGTGCCACCTTGCCCCGCACGCAGCGGGCGCTGGACGTGGTGCGCGACCATTTCCTTGAGACCGAAGCCGCCAATGTCGCCAGCGTGTTCACCGTCAGCGGCTTCTCCTTCGCCGGCCAGGGGCAGAATGCGGGTCTTGCCTTCATCCGCCTGAAGGATTGGGAGGAGCGCCCGGGTGCCGATAACGGCGCGCAGGCGATCGCCATGCGATCAATGGGCACGTTCGCGCAGTACCGCGACGCCAGCATCTTCGCGCTGGTGCCGCCCGCCGTGCAGGAACTGGGCAACGCCACCGGGTTCGACATGTGGCTGGTGGACACCGGCGGCCTTGGTCACGACGGCCTGCTCGCCGCGCGCAACCAGCTGCTGGGCATGGCGGCGGGCGACACCCGCGTCGCGCAGGTCCGCCCGCTCAGTCTGGAGGATGCGCCGCAGCTGTCGGTCGACATCGACCAGGACAAGGCGGGTGCATTGGGGCTGGACCTCAGCGCCATCAACCAGACGATCTCGACCGCCTGGGGCGGCGCCTACGTCAACGACTTCCTGGATCGTGGCCGGACCAAGCGGGTCTATATCCAGGCGGACGAGCAGTACCGTTCGTCCCCTGACGCGATCGGCGACTTCTATGTGCGCGGCAGCAATGGGGAGATGGCACCGTTCACCGCCTTTTCCGACCTGTCGTGGCAACAGGCGCCGGTGGTCCTGACCCGGTACCAGGGGCAGGCGGCGATGCAGCTGCAGGGCGCGCCGGGTGCCGGCCTCAGCACGGGTGCCGCGATGGAGGCCATGGAGGAGATGCAGGCGAAGCTGCCGCCCGGCACCGCGCTGGAATGGACCGGCCTCTCTTACGAGGAGCAATTGTCCGGCGGCCAGGCTCCGGCGCTGTATGCCCTGTCGCTGCTGATCGTGTTCCTGTGCCTTGCCGCCCTGTACGAAAGCTGGTCCGTGCCGATCGCGGTCATGCTGGTGGTGCCGCTGGGCGTCGTCGGTGCGGTGATCGCCGCCGCGCTGACTGGACTCAACAACGACATCTACCTGCAGGTCGGCCTGATCACGACCATCGGCGTGTCGGCGAAGAACGCGATCCTGATCGTGGAGTTCGCGGAGGAACGGGTGCGTGACGGGATGAACGCCTTCGACGCCGCGATCGAGGCGGCCCGGCTGCGCCTGCGGCCGATCCTGATGACCAGCCTCGCCTTCGTGTTCGGCGTGCTGCCGCTGGCGCTGTCCACCGGCGCGGGCGCGGGCGGGCAGAACGCGATCGGCGGGTCGGTGGTCGGCGGCATGCTGTCCGCCACCGTGTTCGCCATCTTCTTCGTGCCGATGTTCTTCGTGGTGATCGCCCGCCTGTTCAAGCACGGGCAGACCGATCAGCCATCGCTGAACAACGACGTGGAACCTGATGGCGGCAACAAGTCCTCCGACGGCGGCGAGACTGTTCAAGGCGGCCCGGCGCCGCAGGGAGCCTGACGTGAAGACCAAGTCCCTCCTCGCGGTCCTGGCGGCTGCGACGATGCTCGCCGGGTGCAATCTCGCGCCCGATTACAGCCGACCCACCGGCGCCGTGCCGGTCGTGCTGCCCGAAGGCGGCATCTACCCGCCGGCTGCGACCGACGCGCCCGACATCACGCGCGTCGGCTGGCGCGACTTCTTCCTCGATCCCCGGCTTCAGCAAGTGATCGAGACGTCGCTCGCCAACAATCGCGACCTGCGGATCGCGGCGGGCAACGTGCTGCAGACGCGGGCGCAGCTGCGGGTCCAGCGTTCGGCGCTGCTGCCCACCGCCACGATCGGCGGCTCCGCCACCTACACCAACAACCCGCTGGGAGCGGCGGGCGCGGCAGGCGGCGGCGGCGCGCTGCCGGGTGGCGGCGGCGTCAACCCGGGCGCGGGCGTCGGCACCGGCGGCGGTTCGAACCTGGAGATCTATTCGGTCAATGCCGGCATCTCCGCCTTCGAACTCGACCTGTTCGGCCGTATCCGCAATCTCAGCCGCGCGGCCCAGGAACAGGTCTTCGCCAGCGAGGAGGCGCAGCGGTCCACCCGCATCAGCCTGATCGCGGAGATCGCCAATACCTGGCTGACCATGGCCGCCGACCAGGAACAGCTGCGCCTTGCGCGCGAGACGCTGGACACGTTCCAGCAGACGCTGGACCTGACCACCGCCCAGTTCCGCATCGGCGTTGGTTCGGAACTGGAGGTGCGGCAGGCACAGACCAGCTACGACGCCGCGCGGGCCGATATCGCGGCGCTGGAAACGCGCGTGGCGCAGGACCAGAACGCGCTGAACCTGCTGGCGGGCACGACGATCCCGGCGGAGCTGCTGCCGGCCGAGCTTGCCGAGACCGACTACACGCTGGATGCACTGCCGGCGAACCTGTCGTCGGACGTGCTGCTGCGCCGGCCCGACGTGCTGCGGGCCGAACACCTGCTGATCGCGGAAAGCGCCAATATCGGCGCGGCGCGCGCCGCCTTCTTCCCGTCCATCTCGCTGACAGGGACCATCGGCACGATCGGCCTGGCCCTGTCGGGCCTGTTCACCGGCGGCAGCTACACCTACACCGCCGCACCGGCCGTCTCGCTGCCGATCTTCGATGGTGGGGAGCGGCAGGGCAATCTCGATTTCGCCCGCGCATCGCAGCAGGTCGCGCTGGCGACCTACGAGCAGACGATCCAGACCGCCTTCCGCGAGGTGAGCGACGCGCTGGCGCAGCGTGGGCGCATCGGCGACCAGTTGGACGCGCAGGCCAGCCGGGCGGAAGCCGCGTCCGGCGCGGCGCGCCTGTCCGATGCCCGGTTCCGCGCCGGGGTTGATTCGTTCCTGGTCACGCTGGACGCGCAGCGCACCGCCTATGCGGCGGAGCAGCAGCTCGTCACCACCCGCCTGACGCGCGCCAGCAACCTGGTGGAGCTGTACCGTTCGCTCGGCGGCGGGCTGAGCTGACGCGGGCGGGCGCGAGCGTGACCGACGAGCGCCTGGATCGCCGCCGCGAGGGCCTGATCCAGGCGGCCGAGCAGCTGTTCCTGGAACAGGGCGTGGAGCGCACCGCGCTGGCCGACGTGGTCAAGCGCGGGGGCGGGTCGCTGGCGACATTGTACAAGCTGTTCGGCGGCAAGGCCGGCCTGCTGGAAGCGGTGATGCAGGCCCGGGTGGCGCAGAGCGGCGTGCGCATGGTGGCCTTCGCCGCGACCGCGCCGTCCCCGCGCGAGGTGCTGCTGCGGCTGGCGCGTGACCTGCGACGCAGGGCGGACGATCCGGCGGAGGTCGCGCTGTCCCGCGTCCTGATCGCCTCCAGTATCGAGGATCCGGCATTTGCCAGCCGCTTCTATGGCAAGACCTTCGTGGACGCGCGCGCGCATCTGGAACGGCTGTTCGTACGATGGCAGGAGGACGGGCACGCGCTGACGGCGGAACCGTCCCTGCTCGCCGCCATGTTCCTGGGGATGTTCGTGTTCGAGCTGCAATCGCAGGCGATCAGCCATGGCTGCATCGCGGAAGGCGACGAACAATGCCTGGAACAGAAGGTCAGCTTCTTCTGCCACGCTGCAGGGCTAGACTGACCGCATGAAAAAGGGGGCGCCCGGCCAGTGCCGGACGCCCCCTTTCCATATTTCCATATCGGTCGAACCGATCAGTCGGCGGCGGCTTCTTCCACCGACTCGTCCTGCACGTCGGCCTCGATCTTGTCGCCGGCCTCGTCGGTCGCCTTGCCGGCGGCATCGACGGCGCCGCTGA includes the following:
- a CDS encoding efflux RND transporter periplasmic adaptor subunit, which encodes MIRIASAAALALLLAACGSGAQQPPPAGPPQVGFVTVTAQPVTLSTELPGRTTAYETSEVRPQVNGLILERLFQEGDMVRKGQPLYRIDPAPYRAQVASARAALSRARAGIANSQALARRYGELVEINAISRQQAEDASAAAQQARADVAAQQAALQAAEIDLARTTIRAPISGRIGRSTFTTGALVSAAQVEPLTTIQRLDPIFVDIQQSSAEVLDLRQQLASGELDRGGAAARVQLKLENDSTYPAEGRLSFTDVSVDPTTGSQVVRAVFPNRQGLLLPGMYVRAEMVEGTRADALLVPIRAVTRDERGNPTTMVVGPDGKLQLRILTAPRTVGQNWLVTGGLKAGDRVVVEGGQNLQAGTAVKAVPYRAPAPAGAARPQPAAAATAKAD
- a CDS encoding efflux RND transporter permease subunit: MSRYFIDRPIFAWVIAIVLMLFGVIAINSLPISQFPTIAPPTVTISASYPGADAETLEQTTTQIIEQQLKGIDNLRYFSASSSSAGRVTITLTFEQGTDPDIAQVQVQNKLQAATSLLPQEVQRQGVTVAKSAASFLLVAAIYSEDGSHTANDLSDYIVSQVVDPVSRVTGVGELQVFGTQYAMRIWVDPLKLRSYNLTIADVTAAVQAQNAQVSAGQIGQLPAPAEQELNATVSIQSRLQTPEEFGNIRLRTDQSGAVVRLRDVARVTKGAEIYGFDTQYNGKAASGFGVRLATGANALDTVDAVKAEVERIAAGFPPDVKVVYPYDSTPFVRLSVEQVIHTLVEAVVLVFLVMFLFLQNWRATIIPTIAVPVVLLGTFGVMAMLGYSINTLTLFGMVLAIGLLVDDAIVVVENVERLIQTEHLPPREAARKSMDEISGALIGIGMVLSAVFLPMAFFGGSTGVIYRQFSVTIVASMVLSVLVALILTPALCATILKPHKADQAEGKGPLARFFRWFNRTFDRGTQKYERGVVRTARSWKRSGLVYLLIVAVMAFTFWRLPSGFLPEEDQGSMIALVQAPPGATLPRTQRALDVVRDHFLETEAANVASVFTVSGFSFAGQGQNAGLAFIRLKDWEERPGADNGAQAIAMRSMGTFAQYRDASIFALVPPAVQELGNATGFDMWLVDTGGLGHDGLLAARNQLLGMAAGDTRVAQVRPLSLEDAPQLSVDIDQDKAGALGLDLSAINQTISTAWGGAYVNDFLDRGRTKRVYIQADEQYRSSPDAIGDFYVRGSNGEMAPFTAFSDLSWQQAPVVLTRYQGQAAMQLQGAPGAGLSTGAAMEAMEEMQAKLPPGTALEWTGLSYEEQLSGGQAPALYALSLLIVFLCLAALYESWSVPIAVMLVVPLGVVGAVIAAALTGLNNDIYLQVGLITTIGVSAKNAILIVEFAEERVRDGMNAFDAAIEAARLRLRPILMTSLAFVFGVLPLALSTGAGAGGQNAIGGSVVGGMLSATVFAIFFVPMFFVVIARLFKHGQTDQPSLNNDVEPDGGNKSSDGGETVQGGPAPQGA
- a CDS encoding efflux transporter outer membrane subunit; this translates as MLAGCNLAPDYSRPTGAVPVVLPEGGIYPPAATDAPDITRVGWRDFFLDPRLQQVIETSLANNRDLRIAAGNVLQTRAQLRVQRSALLPTATIGGSATYTNNPLGAAGAAGGGGALPGGGGVNPGAGVGTGGGSNLEIYSVNAGISAFELDLFGRIRNLSRAAQEQVFASEEAQRSTRISLIAEIANTWLTMAADQEQLRLARETLDTFQQTLDLTTAQFRIGVGSELEVRQAQTSYDAARADIAALETRVAQDQNALNLLAGTTIPAELLPAELAETDYTLDALPANLSSDVLLRRPDVLRAEHLLIAESANIGAARAAFFPSISLTGTIGTIGLALSGLFTGGSYTYTAAPAVSLPIFDGGERQGNLDFARASQQVALATYEQTIQTAFREVSDALAQRGRIGDQLDAQASRAEAASGAARLSDARFRAGVDSFLVTLDAQRTAYAAEQQLVTTRLTRASNLVELYRSLGGGLS
- a CDS encoding TetR/AcrR family transcriptional regulator; translated protein: MTDERLDRRREGLIQAAEQLFLEQGVERTALADVVKRGGGSLATLYKLFGGKAGLLEAVMQARVAQSGVRMVAFAATAPSPREVLLRLARDLRRRADDPAEVALSRVLIASSIEDPAFASRFYGKTFVDARAHLERLFVRWQEDGHALTAEPSLLAAMFLGMFVFELQSQAISHGCIAEGDEQCLEQKVSFFCHAAGLD